The nucleotide window AGCGCTCGATGGTGTGACCGCGGATCTCGATCACGGTCGTGTGACCGGTGGTCGTGATCTCGTCGAGACCGTCGAGGCCGTGCACGACAAGGGCCCGATCGACGCCCCGGGCGGCCAACACCTCGGCGACGATGTCCATGCGCGAGCGGTCCGCCACGCCGAGCAACTGCCGCCGGACACGACCCGGGTGCGACAGCGGACCGAGAATGTTGAACACCGTCGGGATGCCGAGTTCGCTTCGCACCCCGGCGACGAAGCGCATCGCGGGGTGAAAGACCCGGGCAAACGCGAATCCGACGTTCGCCTCGGCGATGCAACGCTCGACCCCTGGCCCGTCGAGTTCGACCGCGACGCCGAGCTGTTCGAGAACGTCGACGCTTCCAGAGGTTGAGGAGGCCTTCCGGTTGCCGTGCTTACACACCGTCGCCCCGGCGGCCGCAGCGACGATGCTCGAGATGGTCGAGACGTTGAAGGCGCGGTTTCGCAGCGTGTGGGACCCGCCCGTGCCAACGATGTCGACGGTGCCATCGGCCAGATTCAGCGGGGCCGCGACCTCCAACATGGCATCGGACAGCCCGAGGATCTCCTCGGCGGTCTCGCCCTTGATCCGAAGTCCGACGATGAACGCTGCGATCTGGGCGTCGGTGGCGGAACCGGCGAGGATCTGCGACATCGCGGCCTGCGCCTGTTGTTCGGAAAGGTCCTCGTGATCCGCCAGATGGCCCAGCAGTGCCGGCCACCCCGGGAACTCACCGGCCGTCATCAGGAAGCGATACTCGCCGTCTGAGAGCGGAGGCGACGTCGCCGACGGATGATCCGCAACCGCTCCCGTTCGGTCGCACCACCCCACACACCGTTCTTCTCACGGTGTTCTATCGCATGCTCGAGGCATTCCTGCTGAACGGGGCACTGCTCGCAGATCGCCTTGGCCTCAACGGCTTCGTCATCGGTGGGTGGGTAAAAGACGGCGGGATCGAGTCCGCTGCACGCGGCTCGCCCAACCCAGTTTCTGTCCATTGGCCTTCGATCCTCGCGGTTGTATCGGTGCGCTGTCCAATTGATTCTCAGGATTCAAAACACCCCAAAACCCGGGTCGGATTCCCACCAACAGAACAACGTGACATCGGTCACATTTGGGAGGAAAGT belongs to Microthrixaceae bacterium and includes:
- the trpD gene encoding anthranilate phosphoribosyltransferase; protein product: MTAGEFPGWPALLGHLADHEDLSEQQAQAAMSQILAGSATDAQIAAFIVGLRIKGETAEEILGLSDAMLEVAAPLNLADGTVDIVGTGGSHTLRNRAFNVSTISSIVAAAAGATVCKHGNRKASSTSGSVDVLEQLGVAVELDGPGVERCIAEANVGFAFARVFHPAMRFVAGVRSELGIPTVFNILGPLSHPGRVRRQLLGVADRSRMDIVAEVLAARGVDRALVVHGLDGLDEITTTGHTTVIEIRGHTIERYDVTPTDLGLPVRTVDEVAVGDPAQNAAVARDMLAGKPGAHREIVTLNAGAALYVSDLATSIAEGVAKASEALDSGAAAATLDRLVAASQAAASNAG
- a CDS encoding WhiB family transcriptional regulator, which produces MDRNWVGRAACSGLDPAVFYPPTDDEAVEAKAICEQCPVQQECLEHAIEHREKNGVWGGATERERLRIIRRRRRLRSQTASIAS